A genomic window from Candidatus Eremiobacteraceae bacterium includes:
- a CDS encoding glycosyltransferase family 39 protein, producing MNGSFVSRGASVAPSLKYVSFALLAGLYLLRIGAGSLWDNSEPTYGEIVKELFRTGDWLTLHLNFAPWDTHPPLWFWTAGAFVGALGLNEFALRLPSAVFGLATAYVTYRAGKRLYGDAAGLIAALASGVSLEMIVLSRLAMMETMLIFFTTVATFWTYFAVRDADRRALWIAAVAAALGTLTKGPIAIALPLLIIVVWLAWTGRWSALTNVPIIGAAIAYMLLAGSWFAAATVKFGPAFLVDYFGTSNVGRYLHPFENQPGPVWYYVPVLLVGFFPFIAFVPQALRDAWRERGDDELFLLLFAVLPFVFFTIAQTKLPNYIAVMFPALGVLVGRALAPAIQSDDARRVRWAYISTVAVLGIILAAAAIAVPPHLSGELRALSPSLALLAVFTGLPCAIFALMAVVSPRAWFAPVGLITAMTGFIVALAFFVLPQIDALKPMKGMAERLMAARRDDESVCFDGVSGGFSLLFYTEAGPVTSVGTNPTDVLPARYFAGGRRALCVVAPSRFADLQRADIRLTPIARDPKMVLVAARR from the coding sequence GTGAACGGCTCCTTCGTCTCACGCGGGGCGTCCGTCGCGCCCTCATTGAAGTATGTGAGTTTCGCGCTGCTCGCCGGGCTGTATCTCCTTCGCATCGGCGCGGGTTCTCTTTGGGACAATAGCGAGCCGACATACGGCGAGATCGTCAAAGAGCTCTTCCGCACCGGCGACTGGCTGACGCTGCACTTGAACTTCGCGCCCTGGGATACGCATCCGCCGCTCTGGTTCTGGACTGCGGGCGCGTTCGTCGGCGCGCTCGGCCTCAATGAATTCGCGCTCCGCTTGCCCAGCGCGGTCTTCGGCTTGGCAACGGCCTATGTGACGTATCGCGCCGGGAAACGACTCTACGGCGACGCGGCCGGACTCATCGCGGCGCTCGCAAGCGGCGTCAGCCTGGAGATGATCGTTCTTTCGCGACTGGCGATGATGGAGACGATGCTGATCTTCTTTACGACGGTAGCGACGTTCTGGACGTACTTCGCGGTGCGCGACGCCGATCGGCGCGCGCTATGGATCGCGGCGGTCGCGGCTGCGCTCGGAACGTTGACGAAGGGACCGATCGCGATCGCGCTTCCGCTGCTCATCATCGTCGTGTGGCTCGCGTGGACGGGCCGGTGGAGCGCGCTGACGAACGTGCCGATCATCGGCGCGGCGATCGCCTATATGCTGCTGGCCGGATCGTGGTTCGCAGCTGCAACCGTGAAGTTCGGCCCCGCATTTCTTGTGGACTATTTCGGAACTTCCAACGTCGGGAGATACCTGCACCCCTTTGAGAACCAGCCGGGGCCGGTTTGGTATTACGTGCCCGTACTGCTCGTGGGATTCTTTCCGTTCATCGCATTTGTGCCGCAGGCGTTGCGTGACGCGTGGCGCGAGCGCGGCGATGACGAACTTTTCTTGCTGCTCTTCGCGGTGCTGCCGTTCGTCTTCTTCACCATAGCCCAGACGAAGCTGCCCAACTACATCGCCGTCATGTTCCCTGCGCTCGGCGTGCTCGTCGGCCGCGCGCTTGCGCCCGCGATCCAATCGGATGATGCTCGGCGCGTCCGCTGGGCGTATATCTCCACCGTTGCTGTGCTTGGGATCATTCTTGCAGCTGCAGCCATCGCCGTGCCACCGCATTTGAGCGGCGAACTGCGTGCGTTGTCGCCGTCGCTCGCGCTGCTTGCCGTGTTCACGGGCCTGCCGTGCGCGATATTCGCGCTCATGGCGGTCGTCTCGCCTCGCGCGTGGTTCGCACCCGTAGGACTAATCACAGCGATGACGGGCTTTATCGTCGCGCTGGCTTTCTTCGTCTTGCCGCAGATCGACGCGCTCAAACCCATGAAGGGCATGGCCGAACGGCTCATGGCGGCGCGGCGCGACGATGAAAGCGTCTGCTTCGACGGCGTGAGCGGCGGCTTTTCTCTGCTCTTCTATACCGAGGCCGGGCCGGTCACGTCGGTGGGAACGAACCCGACCGACGTGCTCCCGGCACGCTATTTCGCGGGCGGACGGCGCGCATTGTGCGTCGTGGCGCCTTCACGCTTCGCCGATCTGCAACGAGCGGACATTCGGCTCACCCCGATCGCACGCGATCCAAAAATGGTATTGGTCGCCGCGCGGCGATGA
- a CDS encoding serine hydrolase domain-containing protein, which yields MNVRRLPSSLWLLAAASAVACVLHAQASARAAGAPTIDRAASDKLQAVLDESRRKTGTPGVSAAVMVDGHVVWQGQSGYADSGRRQPIVAGTLYSLASVTKMFVSTMVLRLYERGDLRLDDPIEAYVPSYIPSTDRVTIRELLGHTSGYDDVEGYPDIIRMLNDPNFHWRRDIVLRRVKPVHFKPGSKFEYSNTNYVMLGAVLEHAGGTTVDVLFDRLIAKPLALEGDADFARLARFAPRIAHGYDVENNKLLDTFSGARDLGVPTGDWGPVWTDGGIVASAAGVARFTDALYGGRILRAATLAQMLRAGPDGSYGLGTLRLRFDGHTWQGHDGFYSGFTTETFYDFSRRMTVTVLTNRTDNNDPAAAIWNHLVIAVDALR from the coding sequence ATGAACGTTCGCCGGCTCCCGTCAAGCCTTTGGCTTCTCGCCGCTGCATCAGCCGTCGCATGTGTGCTGCACGCACAGGCATCCGCGCGAGCCGCAGGGGCGCCGACGATCGATCGAGCGGCGTCGGACAAGCTGCAAGCGGTGCTCGACGAGAGCCGGCGCAAAACCGGCACGCCAGGAGTGAGTGCGGCCGTGATGGTCGACGGGCACGTCGTCTGGCAAGGTCAAAGCGGATACGCCGATTCGGGCCGCCGTCAGCCCATCGTGGCGGGAACGCTCTATTCGCTGGCAAGCGTGACGAAGATGTTCGTCTCCACGATGGTCCTCCGGCTCTACGAAAGAGGCGATCTCAGACTTGACGACCCGATCGAAGCCTACGTGCCGTCGTACATCCCGAGCACGGACAGAGTCACGATCCGCGAACTGCTTGGCCACACGAGCGGTTACGATGACGTCGAAGGATATCCAGACATCATCCGCATGCTCAACGATCCGAACTTTCACTGGCGCAGGGACATCGTGCTGCGCCGCGTCAAGCCGGTGCATTTCAAACCCGGTTCCAAATTCGAATATTCGAACACGAACTACGTCATGTTGGGCGCGGTGCTCGAACACGCCGGCGGCACGACCGTCGACGTGCTGTTCGATCGGCTGATCGCGAAGCCGCTTGCACTAGAAGGCGACGCGGATTTTGCCCGGCTCGCGCGCTTCGCGCCGCGCATCGCGCACGGGTACGACGTCGAGAACAATAAGCTCCTCGACACGTTCAGCGGCGCCCGCGACCTCGGCGTTCCGACGGGCGACTGGGGACCGGTATGGACGGACGGCGGCATCGTGGCCAGCGCGGCGGGCGTTGCTCGGTTCACTGACGCGCTATACGGAGGAAGGATTTTACGGGCCGCCACGCTTGCGCAGATGCTGCGGGCCGGTCCCGACGGTTCGTACGGGCTCGGCACCCTGCGCTTGCGCTTCGACGGCCACACGTGGCAAGGCCACGACGGGTTCTACTCAGGATTCACGACAGAGACGTTCTACGATTTCTCGCGTCGCATGACGGTCACGGTGTTGACGAATCGCACGGACAACAACGATCCGGCTGCCGCCATCTGGAACCATCTCGTGATCGCGGTGGATGCGCTGCGCTGA
- the ccsB gene encoding c-type cytochrome biogenesis protein CcsB, which yields MSDGGAYSQYNSNAAAALSAHSLQYMEWYLAAVIIYVFAFAIFVGWLFFRNRAVLIGGVALASVGALCQVVSLSLRWFYSGHVPWNDLYGSLSVVVLWTVVLFLIFGARFSIWYAGPIVFAVADALLAYASGWNKGLEPLVPSLKSYWIVYHVPIVLAAYAAFLISFATSVLYLYKRRAERAGTTPRWLADVPPSAKLDVVTYRVVAVGEILLTIGIVLGALWAHDAWGSYWQWDPKETAALASWLVYAAYLHMHTRPSWQGFNSAVTSIVGFASILFCYFGVNIWISGLHSYK from the coding sequence ATGTCTGACGGGGGCGCATACTCTCAGTACAATTCAAACGCCGCGGCTGCGCTGAGCGCGCACTCGCTGCAATACATGGAGTGGTACCTCGCGGCCGTCATCATCTACGTGTTCGCGTTCGCGATCTTCGTCGGTTGGCTGTTCTTCCGCAATCGAGCCGTGCTGATCGGCGGCGTCGCGCTCGCAAGCGTGGGCGCCCTGTGCCAAGTCGTCAGCTTGAGTCTCCGCTGGTTTTACAGCGGCCACGTGCCGTGGAACGATCTCTACGGGTCGCTCTCCGTGGTGGTGCTCTGGACGGTCGTGCTCTTTCTGATCTTCGGCGCGCGTTTTTCGATATGGTATGCAGGCCCGATCGTCTTCGCAGTCGCCGACGCGCTGCTCGCATACGCGAGCGGCTGGAACAAGGGTCTCGAACCGCTCGTCCCTTCGCTCAAGTCGTATTGGATCGTCTACCACGTTCCGATCGTGCTCGCCGCGTACGCAGCGTTCTTGATCTCGTTCGCGACCAGCGTCCTCTACTTATACAAGAGGCGCGCTGAGCGAGCCGGCACCACGCCGCGCTGGCTGGCCGACGTTCCGCCATCTGCGAAATTGGACGTCGTGACCTATCGCGTGGTCGCGGTCGGCGAGATACTGCTCACGATCGGCATCGTGCTTGGCGCGCTCTGGGCGCACGACGCGTGGGGCTCGTATTGGCAGTGGGATCCGAAGGAGACCGCAGCGCTGGCGTCATGGCTCGTCTATGCGGCGTACCTGCACATGCACACGCGCCCGTCTTGGCAGGGGTTCAACTCAGCGGTCACGTCGATCGTGGGCTTTGCCAGCATCTTGTTCTGCTATTTCGGCGTCAACATCTGGATCAGCGGCCTGCACTCCTATAAGTGA